Part of the Nicotiana tabacum cultivar K326 chromosome 20, ASM71507v2, whole genome shotgun sequence genome, CTATTGCATACTTTTTATTTAGATAGTGATGTACTAGGGATGTTTCAGTATTctcgtgtagagcttatgacttagtcTCACCAGTTTTTGAGAGTTACTGTCAACCGTATTGTGGAGTTCTTTTATGATAGCtggttggtttaatttgaagttctattagtattttgttattttttcatgtttgttaGACTtatctagttttagagactaggtgccatcacgacatacTACAGTGGGagatttgggatcgtgacatctAGGCAGGTAGACTTCTTTGAATTTGCTAGTCAAGGCATTACTTGCTTTGGAGGACTAATCCAAATTAAATGGGGATAATCATTTCCCCTTTATCATTATGTAAAATTCAAATTCTCTCCAAACGTTGATTATAGTAGTAATATATATTCTCTTCCATATCAAGATTTGACAATTAACCGATGTTTTTGGAATGAGAATGTCAATTCTTTGGCATCTAAAGAGGTGAAATAATGGATAGTTGAGAGCgcataaattggaaatttaaattATAGTAGAAACGAAAAATacgaaataattttttttatgtcttAGAATTGGTGGCTAGAGTTATATATTAGAAGGTGTATATTTAATTAGATGCACATAGACCCGAGCACAGCCTATAAGAGCATCAATTTTTTTTCCACTTAAAGCATTTTATCATGTTTTTCTTAAGTCGAGTGTTTATCAAGAACAGTCTTTTTACCTCCATAAAGTAGGGGTAAGACCTGTTTATGAGAATATTAATTTTTCTTCACCTAAAGCATTTTATCATGCTTTTCTTGGCCGCGGGTCTATTCCAAATAATTTGTTTACCTCTACAAGATATGAATAAGTTTTGTGTACACACTATACTTCCCATACTCTACttgtaaaaattattattattgttgttgttgttattgttattattggtatTAAAGTGTATTATCAATAACTTGATATTCTTTCTTATTTTAAATTGTGATTCAAATGTCTTCACAACATAAATAAAACATCTTTTCTGAATTCTCCAAATTCTGCTATTTTAGACAATTGTTATTATTGACTTTTAATATTAAGCACAACTTTGTGGAAAATGGTTATGAATATAATTAAATTGACTCCTCGTCCTAGTGACACTCCTACAATTTACACAAGAAGGGTTGCTCTAATGGTAAACaatctccacttccaaccaagaggttgtgagttcgagtctccccaagagcaaggtgggaagttcttggagggaaggatgccgagtttctatttggaaacagcctctctaccccagggtaggggtaaggtctgcgtacacactaccctccccagaccccactaagacACTcctacaatttacacaagtaatcaCTAAAATTACTTACTTAACCTCCAAATATCTTATCTCTTCACAAAGGACACGTGTTCGTTCATATTATACACATCGTCCCTTCATCATATCCCAACAAACTTTTGTCTTACTCGAAAATCACTTGAAACGACATCGTAAtaactcaattactttatataCGACGTCGTATTAGTGCCAAAGCCACTATTTTAGCTTTCATCTTAAACTGAACGAGTATGGGACTGTGTGTGAGAGTGAAGAAAACGAGCTCAACGTGAACGGAGAAAATGTTGCCAATTGTCGGCAAAGGCGGCGGAGTTGGCCAGTTACTGGCGGCAGTAGCGGCGGCTCTACTGCTCCGCCTTTTCTCTTCCCCTGGTCCGGCGCTTTTGCCGGAAAATGAAGCTCTTCCCGACGACGACGATGAGAGAGAAAGTGAAAATGGCGAAGCTCCAGCTCCGATCATTGGAAAAGTTGCTCCGGTTACTATTAAATGGACTAATATTACCTGTTCTCTCTCTGATAAATCCTCTAACACTGTGAGTCCACTGCCTTGTTACATAAAGCATGCAAACTTATGTTGATAAATGTTACAGTAATCATTTGGTGAACTTATAAACAGTGTTTTtatttggctatttataaaaaaaaattggaaaattcagctgaaattgatgataaaGCTCACAGCTTATTAGTATTACCAAATGTGTGTATGTGTTGATTATTTTGTAGAGATTGAGATTCTAGAATTTGCTCCAATCAAGCGGTCTAGTGGTTCGGAGTAACACATGAAAAACTTAGCTTAACGATGAACTTCTCTTTAGTCGACTTCATCAGTTTGCTGATATCTGTGATGcatttatgcatttttatttgtATATGTTAGAAATAGATATTACTGCTAGTGAATTACAACAAAATATAATTCTCCTTAAGTTTCTGAAGAATTATCAGTTACCATATACCGAACTAGTAATTGTGTTATATGATTCAGTATATAACAAAAATATCATTATATCGTGATAGACATTGTATTCTAGGACAGGGAATGCACATTTATCTTAGTAATTGATCTATATATTACAACAATGACAACTAAGCCTCAGTCCAAACACGTTAGGGTCGGTTATATGTATTCTCACTGACCATGTTACTTCAAATACACACATTCTAATAtacaaaataacataataattaTTAGTTGGGGGCTATGTATATACATAGATACTGGTGGTTGTTTGAGAGACAACTGATAATATATACTGATGTAACTCTATAACCAATGAATATTCTCAATGACTATGAAAAGGAAACCTTTCTGCTCATCTCTTTCCTTCTTAGTAGCCAAACATATATAGTTACTTCAAAGTGACTTCACAGTTTATTTGATACTATCTTCATAATCTAGACTATTTCCTCAATCTTTATGACTGTGGCCTGACCTTATAAGTTACTGTATCTTCCCCTTAATTTTAATATTCATCTACATATTCTTATGCTCTCCCCTTTAActttttctcatttttgcttTGGAATAGCTAATTTCTGGTTATAATGACTTAAGCAACTTGCAAGTTCCCATGATTGGAATTGTGTAGTTATTTTAAGTGCCAGATTCAAATGATACTGACATTGACATTCAGAATCTTTCTGGTTATCTTTTCCTTTCCCCCCAAACTCTAGGTGCGGTTTTTGCTAAAAAATGTGACCGGAGAAGCCAAACCTGGTCGATTGCTAGCGTTAATGGGTCCATCAGGATCAGGAAAGACAACTCTTCTCAATGTTTTGGCAGGTCAGATAAATGCATCACCCAAGTTACATTTGTCTGGCCTTTTGGACATTAATGGGGTGCCATTTTCAAACAAAATATACAAGTACGCTGGCTTCAATAACCACTGTCAATTAGACTGATTACTTTTCTCTTGAGAGAAATTCTTAGTAAGATGATGTAAGTTCTTGCTACTGCAGGTTTGCTTATGTTAGACAAGAGGACCTTTTCTTTTCCCAGTTGACTGTTCGAGAAACACTCTCTCTTGCTGCTGAACTGCAGCTACAGGACGTATCTTCAATAGAAGAGAGAGATGAATATGTGAACAATCTATTGTTTAAACTGGGTTTGGTAAGGCTTCCCTTCGTCTTATCTTGGTAATTGTGTAGGAACCGTTCTAGTTAAAGAAATTGTTCCACGAAACAAACCTCTCGTTCTCTGATAGCTGTAGATTGTTGTAGTCTTTACCTCAAGTTTAGTAGAGAAATCACTCTGATTTGTCCTTAGCCTTGTTGGTTTCATGTCACTCCTAAAGGTCAGTTGTGCTGATTCACGCATTGGTGATGCAAAAGTTCGTGGAATTAGTGGAGGTGAAAAGAAGCGCCTGTCGCTTGCATGTGAGCTTATTGCCAGTCCATCTGTAGTTTTTGCGGATGAACCTACTACTGGTAAGTAATTCTATCGCTTTTTGCAGTCCACATTTGCTGACATTACGCTTTGACTATGATGGCATCATCCAAATTTTCTGCTTTTATTGAACTCAGTTGACCAGTGAGTACTTCTTGTCTGGTTGATATTATATGCTTTAATTCTTATAGTGCCTAGACATTGCAACATTGCTTGAAGATCGTATAAACCAAGGAAGGCCTTTATAAAAGCTTAAAGGTTTTAAATTAGGATAACTATAGATTTTCCTGTCAATTTTCTCTATGAAGTCAAAATGGCAAGGACTCCCAAATTTTCACTATAATCTCTTCTATCTTTTGTTTATAATGGTACTTCCCTCCTGGCCACGACTATTTTATCCCAGTTGTCCTGATTCCTTGGTGACGTGATAGTGTCAAGCTATTTGTAGTGGAAGTCAGAGTACTCATGGAAATGCAGAAAAAGATTGTTGGGGTTGCATGGGAATTGGAATCCTGTGACCATATGGTTATAGAAAAGTCTAAAATCACGATTCAGAATATATCTtatatttttgtagaacctgggtcaGTTTGTTCTTCTACTTGCCCAGAGAATATGCTGTACTTAATAATGTCCAAAATCAAAAGCCTTCACTTCTACTCTGTAGTCTGAAGGGAATTCTTTAGATGATGTAGTCAGTGTGGAATAGGGTGCTATTAAGGACTTCAAAACCATGCTTGGGGATTATGTGTTGTCCTGTCCTGTTGTATGCCTAAATGTAAACGCTTGATTTTGTTTATGTGTCAAGGAAACCTTGTGGGTTTTTTACTTAGACAAATGATTCTAATTCTGAAGTACTTTAACAGTTGCATTCGGGTTGTAGAAGCTTCTACATGTAGGAGGGGAAGGAGTAAGCATATAAAATGAAAGCTAACAAAATGAGCTTCTGGAAAGAAAACATTCAAACTGGAACTAAATCAGTGTCATACATTTATTAGTTCTATGAAAGACAATCTCAATGAATGTCTCCCTCTTTTCATATAGAGTTCATTTATGCATCCAAGTCTTATCCTGTTATTCTCTTCTATGATAATGATATTTTCTTAAAAAAGGATCTTCTATGTTAATGGCATGCCTTTTTTATTAATGGTTTTCTGGTATCTGGATTCTTTAGCCTCCTGCAGTGGAGGTTCAACTTGAAAGCTAGATGTATTATGTTTTACTTGACATTGAATCATAAACCACATTGTAATTGTTGGAAGTTTTCTACCCATACTTGTACAAAAGATGAACTTCACTTTCCTTGGTGGCAGTTGCAAAATATTACTAACCCTGTAATGTAGGACTAAGTATATTTATAACGTAAAACATTCTGATTTTAATAGAAACAACTGAAATCTACTATTGAAGTCATAATAATTATGTGAAGACGAGGATTTTCTTGAATGGTTGCTTTCTCACCTTTTTACTCCCTGCCCACAAAACCCTGCTTTCAGGACTTGATGCTTTTCAAGCAGAGCGAGTGATGGAAACGCTAAGACAACTAGCACAGGATGGCCATACTGTTATATGCTCTATACACCAGCCTAGAGGTTCTGTGTATGCAAAATTCGACGACATTGCTCTTTTGGCAGAGGGTTCACTCGTCTATGCTGGTCCTGCACATGATGAAGTACTGGCATACTTCTCGAAATTTGGGTGTGTTATATGATCTATCCCCTAAGTTAGTTATATAGTTTATATAACCTTATAGTGTTGTGCTACTATTGGCTCTCACTTTCTGGCATTGTATTACTGGAATTGGCTTATTTGTGTGGTTAGTGGTTTAACGAGATAAATGTCTAGATGAATCCAATTAATCAGAAATATTCTTCTTCTGTTTAAGTACAAAAAAAAGTCATGTTGATAAACTTGAGGGTGAGTTCAATGTTGCATTTTATTCTTAAACACATAGATACCAAGTTAAAATGTGGTAAAACGAAATAGCACGCCAGCGTGATAATGCAGTGTCCTATAATAATTATTAGTATGATTGTAACACTTTATGATGTAACATTTATCCTTGCTCTTTCTTTTTCTGGTTATTTTTGTGTTGGTGGTTGGGGGAAGAGGGATGTGCATGCATGTATAAATGTGTGTGGGCGCGCGTCTGTGTGTGTCTAAATTTATGCATTTATGCTTTGCCATTGCCATATGGATATGGAGCCAGCTTGCTTTCCTATGATTTACATGAAGTGCGAACTGCAATGTGTTAATCAAGTATTGGTTGGTGGTTACTAAATGACAGGTACATTTGTCCAGATCATGTGAATCCTGCTGAATTTTTGGCTGATCTAATATCTATAGACTATAGTTCGTCCGAGAGTGTATACGCTTCCCAAAAGAGAATAGATGGTCTAGTTGAGTCATTCTCAGAACAGATATCGGAGGTTTTATATGCAACTCCACTTTTAAGGGATAGCTCGAAAACCCGTGTAAACTTAACAAAGAAATCTATTTCACGTAAAGGTGGTTGGTGGACGCAGTTCTGGTTACTTCTCAAACGTGCATGGATGCAAGTGAGTTCCATCTCTCTCTCTAATTCTCTTCCAATCTCACTTCTCTGTTTTAACAGGAATTTACGGATTATACATAGTGACTTAACTCAATTGCTTCATTAATCTGCTGGAACTATAAATCATATAGAAGAAGTGTTCAAATATTTGGATGAGTTTGTTCCTTTGTTTGTAAATTTTAACAGATAAACGAAGAGTAATTACAGCATTACCATGTTATGTAGCTAGTTGGAACTGACCTTATCATCAATAGTGTAtgctttatttcttttccttgctgCCTGAGGCTTCCTTCCTTCTAATGCTTAATAATCTTTAGTACTTCTTATaccacaaaaaattgtgatatttGAAGCAATTTGCTTCTTTGGGTCTGTTATAATTGAGATTAGTTATTGATCAATAGGCTTCTCGAGATGGACCGACAAACAAAGTTCGGGCAAGGATGTCAATGGCATCAGCGTTGATTTTTGGCTCTGTTTTCTGGAGGATGGGCAGATCCCAGACGTCAATACAAGACAGAATGGGATTACTTCAGGTGAGAAGTgccaatatatatatttatatcagATCCTTTATCAATAAGATTAATTTAGCATCGACATGTAATCTTGATTGCACATGAATGAAAGAGATGAACATCTGTTCTTTTTCTATGTTCAACAACGATTTTCTGCTTTCAGcgatatttttattctttaacCAATTGGCCAGCTAATAATCTGTGGCCAAATAACCTACATTGGCCAGCTAATAATCTGTGGCCAAATAATCTGTGGTCAATTTTAGACATACTAGGATCTTGCTAGGATTGCACACTAGCACATCTAGTTAGCATTTACCTGTAAATATGGTTCAGTACAACCTATGTACTGATTCTATTAATATATACAAATGTTAtcaattaaaaaaagaagaagcaaggACTCAATATTTCCACCCATTGAAAAGCATCAAATATGAAAGTACATGTGCCAAGTGATAAGGCCATGGGGTTCCTGATCAATTTCCTTCCCATTTTCCTTTGTTCATGCTTAGGTTGCTGCAATAAACACTGCTATGGCAGCTCTGACAAAAACAGTTGGTGTCTTTCCCAAGGAACGCGCAATTGTTGACAGAGAACGTGCCAAAGGGTCTTATGCTCTGGGACCTTATTTGCTTTCCAAGTTGATTGCCGAGATTCCTGTTGGAGCAGCATTTCCACTACTCTTTGGTAGCATCCTATACCCTATGGCTCGACTTCATCCTACCATTTCTAGGTGAGCTTAACACTGTTTATGAGTTGTATACATATATGAGTTGCTGATAAGGATAAGCTACTAAGGCTATTTCATGTAAACTTCCTCCCCAAATTTGAGCATGTTTTTTTTTCAAGGACTGAGGTCTCTCCTTGCTTTAAATATTTAACAAAAAAGAGCCTGACAATCAAAAGGTCTAAGGTACCAGCAGAATCTTGAGGCTGTTTTGAGTAAAGTATGGAGAAACTGCATATCAACGCATTTTCCTGTGACTAATATTTAGGAGAAGACAGAGAAGGCCATTAAGCTACAACAcctcaataaatacataaacGTAAGCTTAGAAACAACTGAAACTTTTAATATCTTTTTTACAAGCATCCAcacgtggaaacaacctctctactccctcgggtagaggtaaggtctgcgtacacactaccctccccagtccccactagtgggattctactgggttgttgttgttgttgtacaagCATCCACATTCCCGTAATTTTTGTAGGTTGAATAGCAACAAAGGATATAATAATCTCAGTTATAATCAGTTCatctgtcttttttttttttttttttaaacttctcccaatttaggaggatctatagtgtttccACACTTCCCTCCAGCGTGACTCGAACCCAGCACCTAACGGTCGTGGGTGGAGATGCTtttaccaactgagcaagcctcactTGTCGTTCTGTCTTTTACAAAAAAAGATGTGGTTAACTTTTTGTTAGTTGTCCAAATTTTTCTTGAACAAAGTAATTGAGACATTTGGaggttttcttcttttgtcaACTTTCTGAGCTATCCTATTGATTACTTTAGACCGTCAGTAAGATGCCATACAAGCTTCTTCACCAGTCACTGTGATGAGCGAATATTTATTAGCTTTAAAGAATATATTTACCCTTAAGTTTTACTTTGCCTTTATactcgaaacgggattttatagTCAATCTTTTTACTCTAGGGCATTCATCCATTCTCACTTGCCGAATTTTACTGGCATCATGACCCTTTTTTCCCCATCCAGTGAGATGCTACCAGTAGCTATTGGTATTTCAATTAAATTAAATGCCAGCATTTGGTTGCAGAAGAGGATAGAAACACACACTATAATGAGTGCTGACATCTTTATACTTTTGGTTTATAGATTTGGGAAGTTCTGCGGAATTGTAACTGTGGAGTCTTTTGCTGCATCTGCTATGGGTTTGACTGTAGGAGCTATGGTTCCAACAACTGAAGCCGCATTAGCATTGGGTCCCTCTCTTATGACAGTTTTTATTGTCTTTGGGGGGTACTACGTCAATTCAGAAAACACACCAATTATTTTTCGGTGGATTCCTCGAGTTTCTCTTATAAGATGGTACTAATGTTCCTTCATATGCAAAAGTACTTGACGATTCCTTGACTTTAATATTCTTTCCTATCCAAGGACCTTAATTCTGGCGAATTTCTTGTTACTTTCAGGGCGTTTCAGGGGCTTTGCATCAACGAATTTAGTGGCCTTCAATTTGAGCATCAAAATTCATTTGACATACAATCTGGTGAACAGGTGAGTGAAGACATAGACCTCTTTGTTTTACTTAATAGAATTCTCCTGAATTGCGTTAATATCTTTCACAACCCCTTGGGATGCGGCCCTTTCCTGGACCCTGCGTTAATGCGGGAGGCTTCATGCACCAGGCTACCCTTTTGTTTTTTGGCGTTAATATCTTTCTGTCGAAATCTTCATATATGTCCATTAAATTTTCAGATCATTGAACTAAAACTTCCTTTGAGAAGGCAAAATTTTCTCTAAATCCACCCAGAACATCATGTTGGGGTCTTTTCACACTGTATGCGATTGAAGTCCTGAAATATAGGTGCAGAGAGAACTAACACCAGCTCCAGATGGCTAGTGAACCTTTTAAGTCCTCATATTAGCATGACCATGTGATCATGTGATGCAACCTGGGGAAAAAGACCAATCTGTGACTGATAACAAACACTAAGTTGACATGACTGACAGTATATCTTTGTGATATGATTTAGCAGTACTGTAACTATTGCTTTCTCATctgttttcttttttcatttttatttaccTTGTCATGGTTTTGTTGTTCCATTTTGTATCTTTATTTGGTGACGTATTTGTTTAGTTATgcttcttttgttcttcttcagTGAGGTCATGCGTCTGTTTGACACCTACTGAACTTCTAAAACGTAAACTAGCTTCGTTCAATTTTAGAGGGGTCATTTTAGGCCAAGGCAAAACCAAGTAGTGGGTGAACATAGTAAGGTGATGATAAACAGAGATAACCCGTAACGTGGAAAATTGAAGTCAATACACAACAGAAATCTGTAGTGACACTAAAGTAGCAGCATAATATTTTTGTGTGGAAAAAAGTGGACTATTGCTACTTTTTGGATCTTCAGGAGTTAGTTCCGTTGCAAGAAAGATATCATTCAGTGTCGAACTTCAATATTGAACCCATATCCTCCCTTATCCTCATATTATGCTTACTGATGGAAAACCCCCAAGAATGAGATCCTTGATGTGGAAGAAAAGTATTTTGATCTTTGTATAATAGTGATGTTGAGTGACTAAAATAGAACGTGATTGTGAAATTGTTTTCATTGTTATATACCAACATCTTGAGTTTCACTTATATGCAGGCACTTGAGCGGCTATCATTTGGAGGCAGTCGAATAAGTGATACAATTATTGCTCAAAGTAGAATACTAATGTTTTGGTATTACACAACTTACCTTCTCTTGGAGAAGAATAAACCCAAGTATCAGCGGCTTGAACCATCAGCACGTCTCAAAGAAGTCGAGGAAGAGGCCAAAGAGGTCGAGGAAGAGCCAGAAAAGGAAGAGCCAAAGTTTCAGGCTGTAAAGGATGATGATTTACCTGAACCAGCTCAGCAAGTTGAATCTCCTCCCGTGGATGAAGGTAAACCCAACCAACAGCAGGAAATTTCTCCTGCTGAACTTGATCTGTTTAACCTTGACGGCTTCTAAATTGCTTGGGAAAATGGATGATGTTGATACAAAGATCTGCCACTTTTTTCATTGATTTATCTCCTACAGGTGCTAATCAAAAGGAGATGCCTGTGCAGTAAAAGGAGGTCCTTCTTATGTGAGCTAGTGAGCTAATTCTAGCATACAGTTAAAATTCATCTCCTTCCTGTATCTTTAGGGGTAAAAAGCATTAGAAATTCCATGAAGATGGTCCAGAATAGTCTTGAAGTATGGTAAATATGAGCAGAATTCAGATGTAAAGCTGCAAAGTACGAACTTCTTAGCCTATTTTATttctcatttaaaaaaaaaaggtttacTGCTGGTTGGAAACCAAATCCTTTGATGGATCCGTAATGGTTGGTCGTATCAATAGCTTTTTCATCCTTGAATTGTAGGgctgaaaaattaattttctaatgATTATACATGTTGAATATCTGTGGTGATATTTCTGTCGGTAGAGCAACGATGAAGTTGTCTCCATGTGACCTATAAATTTTGTGTtcgagctgtagaagccgccactAATGTTTGCGTTATTGTAGGCTGTGTATATCACAACCCTCGGGATGCGGTCCTTTTTCGGACCTTGCGGGAATGCGGGATGCCTGTTCTTTTATATTTCAGTTGATAATCCATTGGTGATGGGTATAATGTTTTGCCATATCTTCTTTTGTTGATTTATAAAAGGTTATTTAGGAATTTTGCACCTAAGAGTGTAGCCTAGTGTCAATGAAATGAGTGAAATCTTTAGTTAACCACCTTTCGCGTAGTAAAATTTTGACGGATTTACCATAGTAGTTATGGCTATTTAActtagaagaaaaattcaaattttcaTCTGGTTTTCTCCCATCACCAAGTCATTGAGTTTTaacaaaaataatgataataataatactaaGAAAAGGCACTTTGTTATAATAAAACCAAAAATAATAGTAAGGAAAAAGCAACAAGAATGATAATTTGTATGCTCTAAAAACTGAAAGATCATTTAACGTTGACTAGAATCACATTCAAACTTgtttaacttaaaatatattctattaaatattccattgattAAGTCAACGTGCTTAAGCACGTCTTAACCTGATATAATGATTGCAGGACTCTAAGGTCAACtagaattttttaatttattaaaacaaaacaaaaacagaaataaaaaacAAGGTCCAACCAAATATATACTATTTCTTTTTTGTTGACATTTCCTTTATATTGCAACTGTCTGTGGTCTTTTAAATGATGGGAATAcaaatttccaaaaaataaaataaaatgatggGAATACGTAAAGCCTACTAGCCTAGCTATACGATATGATACTAAATTATATGAAAAGTACTATGAGTTGTAATTATTTTCAAGTCAAtatgataaaaaatatttaaaaaattaaaatagagtAGAAGACGAGAAGAGAGAGTTCTAAGTCAAATTGAAATCTCGTACCTCAACATATATGGCAAACGTTGTAAGTTGTAATGTATAATGAAGTTGCAACCATTAAACTACAACTTTAATCGTCTAACTTTAGATAATTATCATTCTTGACTTTATTATGTCTgattttatgaaattaatttattaaagagTTCTTTACAGtgtactacaaaaaaaaaaagatttttttaaattcttttttttttgtttgtgctTCCAACTCAGTTTGGCGTCAGCcaatgaaaaaaaatactaatataTAGAATTTCTGGGGCCTTGTTTGGAAAATTCCAGCTCTAGCTCCTGGAAAACAACCTGATGATCTGTATTTCCAACTactttctgattttattttccaATTAAATTATTAATAGCTCTTTAATTTATTACTTAATGGATATTATATATTAAAATGTCCAACCTTACATGAACAAAAGAAAGCAACTACGGCAAGATACAAAGAacttaaattaattaaagaacCGTCTTGCCCTTAAACATGCCACAAAAGTCAAGCCATATCCAAATGGTTAGAGTCAACTGAATTTTGATGCTGACAGTTATAACACGGTTTTGCATAATTAAGACTTTAATTAACACTTTAATAACACTATTAATCATATGTCCCTAGCATCTATAAATAATACCCTATGGTTCATAACTCAAACCACATTATTTCAATACTTATTATACAACTCAAAATCACTCTAAAAAATGGCTACTACATCAACTTCTTTTCTGTTCTCTTCTCCACTTCTTCCTTCACCATTTGCACCAAAAAGaagatcatcatcatcatcatcatcacgaGCATCGAACACGACTACGTTAGCAATGGGTAGAGAAGCCCAGGATCGAAACTACTACAATGGTCGTATTGTAGATGAAAACTTAATTATTTTACGTAAGAGAATTCACGAGATGAAAATGATCGAGAGAAATTATGAACCTCCAACTGAATGGATGAACTGGGAAAAAAGTCTCTACACAAATTATGACTCGAATATTTGCCAAGCAATGGGATTTTTGCAATCCCAATTGATGGATACAAGACCAAGCTTGGTTTTGGGCATGGTTGCACTTATTGGATTAAGTGTACCAACTTCAACTATTGTGCTATTGTTTCATTTGATTGAGCTAACTAAAGGGATTTTAGCTGGATTACATATTTCTTGAGTAACGGTGCAGACTCAACTGTCAAGTTATTGTTCGTTTTGGCCCGACTTTTGAGATCTCATGATTCTGTTCCCTCGAGCTTTTAACCCAAAACGTAGCGTCTTGATAGTTGAATTACTAATCTCACCTTATATGACACTTACTTACCTGTTATAGCTTCAGATTTTATTTCTTCTGGATTTGTATTAGTCCTCCAAGAAGAAgatttaagatttttttttatatatttaaatgtAGAACAGAAGAAAATTAATACAAGACCTCTATTCTTTTCATTCTTTGTTCAATACAGTGCTTGGATTTGTGATATTTTTGCCTAGTTTAGGCATCGGCTCTTTAATTTGTTTTACCCAATAAATGCATTTTATTTTTCTGTAGTATTAATCCTCATTCAAGGTATTGTTTAATAGGCTTTTAagagaataaattaatttattgacCTTAGCACTAATTATTTCACGATATCAATAATTTTAAG contains:
- the LOC107805451 gene encoding ABC transporter G family member 7 isoform X2; protein product: MLPIVGKGGGVGQLLAAVAAALLLRLFSSPGPALLPENEALPDDDDERESENGEAPAPIIGKVAPVTIKWTNITCSLSDKSSNTVRFLLKNVTGEAKPGRLLALMGPSGSGKTTLLNVLAGQINASPKLHLSGLLDINGVPFSNKIYKFAYVRQEDLFFSQLTVRETLSLAAELQLQDVSSIEERDEYVNNLLFKLGLVSCADSRIGDAKVRGISGGEKKRLSLACELIASPSVVFADEPTTGLDAFQAERVMETLRQLAQDGHTVICSIHQPRGSVYAKFDDIALLAEGSLVYAGPAHDEVLAYFSKFGYICPDHVNPAEFLADLISIDYSSSESVYASQKRIDGLVESFSEQISEVLYATPLLRDSSKTRVNLTKKSISRKGGWWTQFWLLLKRAWMQASRDGPTNKVRARMSMASALIFGSVFWRMGRSQTSIQDRMGLLQVAAINTAMAALTKTVGVFPKERAIVDRERAKGSYALGPYLLSKLIAEIPVGAAFPLLFGSILYPMARLHPTISRFGKFCGIVTVESFAASAMGLTVGAMVPTTEAALALGPSLMTVFIVFGGYYVNSENTPIIFRWIPRVSLIRWAFQGLCINEFSGLQFEHQNSFDIQSGEQALERLSFGGSRISDTIIAQSRILMFWYYTTYLLLEKNKPKYQRLEPSARLKEVEEEAKEVEEEPEKEEPKFQAVKDDDLPEPAQQVESPPVDEGANQKEMPVQ
- the LOC107805451 gene encoding ABC transporter G family member 7 isoform X1; translated protein: MLPIVGKGGGVGQLLAAVAAALLLRLFSSPGPALLPENEALPDDDDERESENGEAPAPIIGKVAPVTIKWTNITCSLSDKSSNTVRFLLKNVTGEAKPGRLLALMGPSGSGKTTLLNVLAGQINASPKLHLSGLLDINGVPFSNKIYKFAYVRQEDLFFSQLTVRETLSLAAELQLQDVSSIEERDEYVNNLLFKLGLVSCADSRIGDAKVRGISGGEKKRLSLACELIASPSVVFADEPTTGLDAFQAERVMETLRQLAQDGHTVICSIHQPRGSVYAKFDDIALLAEGSLVYAGPAHDEVLAYFSKFGYICPDHVNPAEFLADLISIDYSSSESVYASQKRIDGLVESFSEQISEVLYATPLLRDSSKTRVNLTKKSISRKGGWWTQFWLLLKRAWMQASRDGPTNKVRARMSMASALIFGSVFWRMGRSQTSIQDRMGLLQVAAINTAMAALTKTVGVFPKERAIVDRERAKGSYALGPYLLSKLIAEIPVGAAFPLLFGSILYPMARLHPTISRFGKFCGIVTVESFAASAMGLTVGAMVPTTEAALALGPSLMTVFIVFGGYYVNSENTPIIFRWIPRVSLIRWAFQGLCINEFSGLQFEHQNSFDIQSGEQALERLSFGGSRISDTIIAQSRILMFWYYTTYLLLEKNKPKYQRLEPSARLKEVEEEAKEVEEEPEKEEPKFQAVKDDDLPEPAQQVESPPVDEGKPNQQQEISPAELDLFNLDGF